In Acidobacteriota bacterium, one genomic interval encodes:
- a CDS encoding CocE/NonD family hydrolase, translated as MHHIRTVIRLLPIAVSLALATPPVLGQIHRTPDPVRRADLHRLAEVDRMVMVPMRDGVRLATEIYRPRNAGGPVPAIFWRTPYNFSPLPEPNLERPSALLKFGLDAIARGYAFVVQNERGKFFSEGDWEILGRPRTDGYDALTWIADQPWSSGKVATLGCSSTAEWQMGLAAMRHPAHAAAVPMGQGAGIGRMGPFHEQGNFYRGGALQLPMAVWLFGEQNTQRPTFPPDTSREDLERLATYFDLAAKMPQVDWKQALWHLPVQTLIESVGGPKGIFGEFAARLPDDPAWYEGGLYHDDEPFGVPALWANSWYDLSVSPNLALYGHVRENADPEVRDHQYMVIAPSLHCNMYRLTNPLVVGERNFGDTDFAFDEMLWSFLDRFTKHEANGPEANGFEDRYARVRYFLMGEDRWEDAANWPPAGAEAMTFYLDSDGSANSAAGDGRLTADGGGGGADADRLVYDPGSPVPTHGGAFCCMGDYEPGAFDQRSVEARSDVLVYTTEPFQEPLAVVGSVDVILHVSSDAPDTDFTVKLIDVHPDGRAFNLDDTILRMRYREGFDRHVSMDPGEVYEVTLGPLATANVFGDGHRLRIEVSSSNFPRYDRNLNTGGNNYDESEWRVARNAVHHSAEHPSRIVLPVLDP; from the coding sequence ATGCACCACATTCGAACGGTCATCAGGCTGCTGCCAATCGCTGTCTCCCTGGCCCTGGCTACTCCCCCGGTCCTCGGCCAGATCCACCGGACGCCGGACCCGGTGCGCCGGGCCGACCTCCACCGTCTCGCCGAAGTCGATCGGATGGTCATGGTACCGATGCGCGATGGTGTCCGCCTCGCCACCGAAATCTACAGGCCGCGGAACGCCGGGGGTCCCGTTCCGGCGATCTTCTGGCGGACACCGTACAACTTCAGCCCGCTGCCGGAACCGAACCTGGAGCGGCCCAGCGCGCTGCTCAAGTTCGGTCTCGACGCGATCGCGCGCGGCTACGCCTTCGTGGTCCAGAACGAGCGCGGCAAGTTCTTCTCCGAGGGCGACTGGGAGATCCTCGGCCGGCCACGCACGGACGGCTACGACGCGCTGACCTGGATTGCCGACCAGCCGTGGTCCAGCGGCAAGGTCGCCACGCTCGGCTGCTCCTCGACCGCCGAATGGCAGATGGGACTCGCCGCGATGCGGCATCCCGCCCACGCCGCCGCCGTACCGATGGGGCAGGGCGCCGGCATCGGCCGCATGGGACCGTTCCACGAACAGGGGAACTTCTACCGCGGCGGCGCGCTCCAGCTTCCGATGGCCGTCTGGCTCTTCGGCGAGCAGAACACGCAACGCCCCACCTTCCCGCCGGACACCAGTCGCGAGGACCTCGAGCGGCTCGCGACCTACTTCGACCTCGCCGCGAAGATGCCCCAGGTCGACTGGAAGCAGGCCCTCTGGCATCTCCCCGTTCAGACGCTGATCGAATCCGTCGGCGGGCCGAAGGGAATCTTCGGGGAGTTCGCCGCCCGCCTGCCGGACGATCCGGCCTGGTACGAAGGCGGCCTGTACCACGACGACGAGCCGTTCGGCGTGCCCGCGCTTTGGGCCAACTCCTGGTACGACCTGTCCGTGTCGCCGAACCTGGCGCTCTACGGCCACGTCCGCGAGAACGCCGACCCGGAGGTCCGCGACCACCAGTACATGGTCATCGCACCCAGCCTGCACTGCAACATGTACCGGCTGACCAACCCGCTCGTCGTCGGCGAACGGAACTTCGGGGACACGGACTTCGCCTTCGACGAAATGCTCTGGAGCTTTCTCGACCGCTTCACGAAGCACGAGGCGAACGGGCCCGAGGCGAACGGCTTCGAAGACCGCTACGCCAGGGTCCGCTACTTCCTGATGGGCGAGGACCGCTGGGAAGACGCCGCCAACTGGCCGCCGGCCGGCGCCGAAGCGATGACCTTCTACCTGGACAGCGACGGCAGCGCGAACAGTGCCGCCGGCGACGGCAGGCTGACGGCGGATGGCGGCGGAGGCGGTGCCGACGCCGACCGCCTTGTCTACGACCCGGGCTCACCGGTGCCGACCCACGGCGGCGCCTTCTGCTGCATGGGCGACTACGAGCCCGGCGCCTTCGATCAGCGCTCGGTCGAAGCCCGCAGCGACGTGCTCGTCTACACGACGGAGCCGTTCCAGGAACCGCTGGCCGTCGTCGGCTCGGTCGACGTCATCCTGCACGTTTCATCAGACGCGCCGGACACTGACTTCACGGTCAAACTGATCGACGTCCACCCGGACGGCCGCGCCTTCAACCTCGACGACACCATCCTGCGCATGCGCTACCGCGAGGGATTCGACCGCCACGTCTCGATGGATCCGGGGGAGGTCTACGAAGTGACCCTGGGCCCCCTCGCCACAGCCAACGTCTTCGGCGACGGTCACAGGCTGCGGATCGAAGTCTCGAGCAGCAACTTCCCCCGCTACGACCGCAACCTGAACACCGGCGGCAACAACTACGACGAGAGCGAGTGGCGGGTGGCGCGCAACGCGGTGCACCACTCGGCGGAGCATCCGTCAAGGATCGTGCTGCCGGTGCTGGATCCCTAG
- a CDS encoding sulfatase yields MRRFRSPGLGVLGLGLLLAAASPPARGADESPNIVVFVADDAGWSDFGAFGNRAVRTPNLDRLAATGVVFENAFLTTASCSPSRISILSGRYPHATGAEDLHTPLPTGVDLLPAYLAREGYFTGHMRKTHYGPDGERQFDWFSEETWEGLPGFLDVAGDRPFFLWIGFRDPHRPYSSDAVDPPHDPGEVSVPPYLVDDEETRSDLALYYDEISRMDGEIGRMLAELDRRELREDTLVVFLSDNGMPFPRAKATAYDAGIRTPLIVSWPGVTPSGARYPGLTSVIDLAPTLLEAAGAGIPESFQGESFAAALTDQASPGRDYVFAERNWHNCDEHIRAVRGPRYKLIRNAYTELPLCTPADASRSPSWYSLTARRAAGTLTPGQARLFEAPRPVIEVYDLESDPHELVNLAGRPQVEQMARQLSRVLDAWIEETEDFPASRRRRADNTDRVTGVKFSQKVPPLEP; encoded by the coding sequence ATGCGCCGCTTCCGCTCTCCCGGCCTGGGAGTCCTGGGTCTGGGACTCCTCCTGGCGGCGGCGAGCCCGCCCGCGCGCGGCGCCGACGAGTCCCCGAACATCGTCGTCTTCGTCGCCGACGACGCCGGCTGGTCCGACTTCGGCGCCTTCGGCAACCGCGCCGTGCGGACGCCGAACCTGGACCGTCTTGCGGCAACCGGGGTCGTGTTCGAGAACGCCTTCCTGACGACGGCGTCGTGCAGTCCGTCGCGGATCAGCATCCTCTCGGGCCGGTATCCGCACGCCACGGGCGCCGAGGATCTGCACACGCCGTTGCCGACCGGGGTGGATCTGCTGCCGGCCTACCTCGCCCGGGAGGGCTACTTCACCGGGCACATGCGGAAGACCCACTACGGCCCGGATGGCGAGCGGCAGTTCGACTGGTTCTCGGAGGAGACCTGGGAAGGGCTGCCCGGTTTCCTGGACGTGGCGGGGGATCGGCCGTTCTTCCTCTGGATCGGCTTCCGGGATCCGCACCGGCCGTACTCAAGTGACGCGGTCGATCCGCCCCATGATCCGGGCGAAGTCTCGGTGCCGCCCTACCTCGTCGACGACGAGGAGACGCGGTCCGACCTGGCCCTCTACTACGACGAGATCTCGCGGATGGACGGTGAGATCGGTCGAATGCTGGCCGAACTGGACCGCCGCGAGCTTCGGGAGGACACCCTGGTCGTCTTCCTCAGCGACAACGGGATGCCGTTCCCGCGCGCGAAGGCGACCGCGTACGACGCGGGCATCCGCACGCCGCTGATCGTCTCCTGGCCGGGCGTCACGCCGTCGGGCGCTCGCTATCCGGGCCTGACCAGCGTGATCGACCTGGCGCCGACCCTGCTGGAGGCGGCCGGGGCGGGGATCCCGGAGAGCTTCCAGGGAGAGAGCTTCGCCGCGGCGCTGACCGATCAGGCCTCGCCGGGGCGCGACTACGTGTTCGCGGAGCGCAACTGGCACAACTGCGACGAGCACATCCGCGCGGTGCGCGGGCCGCGCTACAAGCTGATCCGCAACGCCTACACGGAGTTGCCGCTCTGTACGCCTGCGGATGCGTCGCGCAGCCCGTCCTGGTACAGCCTGACGGCGCGCCGTGCGGCCGGGACGCTGACGCCGGGTCAGGCCCGCCTGTTCGAGGCGCCGAGGCCGGTGATCGAGGTTTACGACCTGGAGTCGGATCCGCACGAACTGGTGAACCTGGCCGGTCGGCCGCAAGTGGAGCAGATGGCCCGGCAGTTGAGCCGGGTGCTCGATGCCTGGATCGAGGAGACGGAGGACTTTCCGGCGAGCCGCCGGCGCCGGGCGGACAACACGGATCGCGTGACCGGCGTGAAGTTCTCGCAGAAGGTGCCGCCGCTGGAGCCCTGA
- a CDS encoding DUF6152 family protein has translation MYTTRSLPRATLPGLGFALVAALVLLASPEPAAAHHAFAAEFDATKPVRLRGKVTKVEWVNPHAWIHIDVTDENGTVTAWMVECGPPGALVRRGWKKNSVAPGTEVLVEGYQAIDGAPRANGRDVTLPDGRRLFAGSSGTGAPYDDRDSSG, from the coding sequence ATGTACACGACGCGATCTCTCCCGCGCGCGACCCTCCCCGGCCTCGGTTTCGCTCTGGTCGCGGCCCTGGTTCTCCTGGCGTCGCCCGAACCGGCGGCCGCGCACCACGCCTTTGCCGCCGAGTTCGACGCCACGAAGCCGGTGCGGCTGCGCGGCAAGGTGACGAAGGTCGAGTGGGTGAACCCGCACGCCTGGATTCACATCGACGTCACCGACGAGAACGGCACGGTGACGGCCTGGATGGTCGAGTGCGGACCGCCGGGCGCCCTGGTTCGCCGCGGCTGGAAGAAGAACTCGGTTGCTCCTGGGACCGAGGTGCTCGTCGAGGGCTACCAGGCGATCGACGGTGCGCCGCGGGCGAACGGCCGTGACGTGACCCTGCCGGACGGTCGGCGGCTGTTTGCCGGATCCTCGGGCACCGGCGCGCCGTACGACGATCGGGACTCTTCGGGCTAG
- a CDS encoding Uma2 family endonuclease — MAEPLRGTRQPPREPRRPLVPRDFPGCRAVHLPVEELDDHEGRIEYWEARTGTAMVLAEPATLYHEAPSAGVTGLVEMISQARGSKILALGSASLVQFGVEGQREVLMQPDAMFFLDRPWPRGRTIDIDAGPLPDVLLEVDHTTDVRRRKLEVYASWGLPEVWVEVPAPEWMAPRSSGRPGLTIYLLEGGGYVESAVSRAFPGWRAAEIHRAMNEETKSAETVAALRRVGRGLGRASGTSPDDDPFLGAERAESRSEMLRENLRQTLAARNIRVTEAVEAWLSGVTSVERSAQFLEAAIDSRDASDFLRRVRPAGDAPPDDG; from the coding sequence ATGGCTGAACCCCTCCGCGGAACCCGGCAGCCGCCACGCGAACCGAGGCGCCCGCTCGTCCCGCGGGACTTTCCGGGCTGCCGCGCTGTGCATCTGCCGGTCGAGGAACTGGACGACCACGAGGGTCGCATCGAGTACTGGGAGGCGCGGACCGGGACGGCGATGGTCCTGGCGGAGCCAGCGACGCTCTACCACGAGGCGCCGTCGGCCGGCGTGACGGGCCTGGTCGAGATGATCTCCCAGGCGCGCGGCTCGAAGATTCTGGCGCTCGGTTCGGCGAGTCTGGTGCAGTTCGGGGTAGAGGGGCAACGTGAGGTTCTGATGCAGCCGGACGCGATGTTCTTCCTGGATCGCCCTTGGCCGCGGGGGCGGACGATCGACATCGACGCCGGTCCGCTACCGGATGTGTTGCTGGAAGTGGACCACACGACCGATGTCCGGCGGCGGAAGCTGGAGGTCTACGCTTCCTGGGGTCTTCCGGAGGTCTGGGTGGAGGTGCCGGCACCGGAGTGGATGGCTCCCCGGAGTTCGGGTCGACCGGGACTGACGATCTACCTGCTGGAGGGCGGCGGTTACGTCGAATCGGCCGTCAGCCGGGCGTTTCCGGGCTGGCGGGCGGCCGAGATCCACCGGGCAATGAACGAGGAGACGAAGTCGGCAGAGACCGTGGCGGCGCTACGCCGGGTGGGCCGCGGGCTGGGCAGGGCGTCGGGCACCAGCCCGGACGACGACCCGTTCCTTGGCGCCGAACGGGCCGAAAGTCGCTCGGAGATGCTCCGGGAGAATCTCCGACAGACTCTCGCCGCCCGGAACATCCGAGTGACTGAAGCCGTCGAGGCGTGGCTTTCAGGTGTCACTTCGGTGGAACGGTCTGCCCAGTTCCTGGAGGCCGCCATCGACAGTCGGGACGCGAGCGACTTCCTGCGCCGGGTCCGGCCGGCCGGCGACGCTCCGCCAGACGACGGTTAG
- a CDS encoding DUF4268 domain-containing protein → MFKVNLTEKRLVRLEQRRFAALNLQERPDLQEWVANTPEALGEELLIIQKEFAGFADTRERLDLLALDKEGQLVVIENKLDDTGRDVVWQALKYVAYCSSLTKRQILEIYQRHLDRRTDGGKAEENLCTFLEVEDLDDTILNAGNDQRLMLVAANFRKEVTSTVLWLTGHGVRVQCFRASPYTLGEELLLDLQQIIPTPEASDYMIGMAAKETEERAVESTLKRRHELRQAFWSRTLDALRDRGVPRYENISPSKEHWLASATGVSGCSYNLIFLKKAARVELSLARSKADENKWIFDQLERNRGEIEESFGAELEWQRLDDKKASRICRSEPFDGYDDENWPEMIAWLCKHFDKLEGALSQPLARLNRQLKAQNRISADGQADSPVSQPEGGVASRTTAL, encoded by the coding sequence ATGTTCAAAGTCAACCTCACCGAGAAACGCCTCGTACGCCTTGAACAAAGGCGTTTTGCCGCGCTCAATCTGCAGGAACGCCCCGATCTTCAGGAATGGGTCGCGAACACGCCCGAGGCGCTCGGCGAGGAGCTCCTGATCATCCAGAAGGAGTTTGCCGGCTTCGCCGACACCCGCGAACGGCTCGATTTGCTGGCACTTGACAAGGAAGGCCAGCTGGTAGTCATCGAGAACAAGCTCGACGACACGGGCCGCGACGTCGTGTGGCAAGCACTCAAGTACGTGGCCTACTGCTCCAGTCTCACGAAGAGGCAGATCCTCGAGATTTACCAGAGACACCTCGACCGCAGGACTGATGGCGGCAAAGCCGAAGAGAACCTGTGCACCTTCCTCGAGGTTGAGGACCTTGATGACACGATCCTGAACGCCGGCAATGACCAGAGGCTCATGTTGGTCGCTGCCAACTTCCGAAAAGAGGTCACATCAACCGTGCTTTGGCTCACCGGACACGGCGTGCGGGTCCAGTGCTTTCGGGCGTCGCCCTACACCTTGGGCGAGGAGCTCTTGCTCGACCTCCAGCAGATCATTCCCACGCCCGAGGCCTCGGACTACATGATCGGAATGGCTGCCAAGGAGACCGAAGAACGAGCCGTCGAAAGCACGCTGAAGCGTCGCCATGAATTGCGGCAAGCGTTCTGGTCGAGGACTCTGGACGCACTGCGTGACCGAGGCGTCCCCCGGTACGAGAACATCAGTCCTTCCAAGGAGCATTGGCTCGCTAGCGCAACAGGTGTGTCCGGCTGCTCCTACAATCTGATCTTCCTAAAGAAAGCGGCGCGCGTTGAACTCTCTCTCGCACGCTCCAAGGCAGACGAGAACAAGTGGATCTTCGATCAGCTCGAAAGAAACAGAGGAGAAATCGAAGAGTCCTTTGGCGCGGAACTTGAGTGGCAAAGGCTGGACGACAAGAAGGCGAGTCGCATCTGCCGCTCAGAACCGTTCGACGGCTACGATGACGAGAACTGGCCGGAGATGATCGCTTGGCTCTGTAAGCACTTCGACAAGCTGGAGGGTGCACTCTCGCAACCACTAGCGCGGTTGAACAGACAATTGAAGGCCCAGAACCGCATCTCGGCCGACGGCCAAGCCGATTCCCCCGTGAGTCAACCTGAAGGCGGCGTCGCCAGCAGGACCACGGCGCTCTGA
- a CDS encoding VOC family protein yields the protein MATYADAKKPRPATIPSASAVAAALLLGLTAVPAAAGDVTVQLTTSARSEAVKWYERHLDCEPIESRAEAVDCGNATIEFRQGPIMGASQGTGIDHIGFSFADLEEKMAELEAVGVRGSGVRLQRYDDGSTLRERPGLFKVGRIFDPWGTRIEVVEDLDTLGFHHVQLSASDPERTLAWYRETFGGAPESLRGTQDGLRFGEVWLFASKHPEGQPAPSAGRAIDHLAFEVADLDTAAVGLRDRGVRFTADPERPAGGRSDAKRGFVSAPDNVRVAVLEPGWQGVDADFGSDADEVASAEPYVVPRTPWGTPDLQGMWSGNKAHGIPLERPEELADVEELTAEEAAARRERGTLGSIWGYEREWRDTTLGYVKSAPSRQVAMIIDPPDGRIPPLTEEALERQRNARQSFGDYVRRRPAGPEDLSAYVRCITRGVPGMMMPSIYNNGLQISQSPGFVAIQKEMIHETRVVPTAEREPLGPGIRQWLGDPQGRWEGDTLVVETTGFNGRTNYRGSSENMKLTERYTRLGPNRLEYQFTVEDPTVWTRPWTGRFEFELDNEQYELVEYACHEGNYGMTNILSGARARDREEAAAAAAETGSGAR from the coding sequence ATGGCCACCTACGCCGACGCGAAGAAACCACGACCGGCGACGATCCCTAGCGCTTCGGCCGTTGCGGCCGCTCTGCTGCTGGGACTGACCGCGGTCCCGGCGGCGGCCGGCGACGTCACCGTGCAACTGACCACGTCCGCCCGCAGCGAGGCGGTCAAGTGGTACGAGCGCCACCTGGACTGCGAGCCGATCGAGAGCCGCGCCGAGGCGGTCGACTGCGGCAACGCGACGATCGAGTTCAGGCAGGGCCCGATCATGGGCGCCAGCCAGGGCACCGGCATCGACCACATCGGCTTCTCTTTCGCCGACCTCGAGGAGAAGATGGCCGAGCTGGAAGCGGTCGGCGTACGGGGTTCCGGCGTTCGGCTCCAGCGCTACGACGACGGTTCGACTCTCCGCGAGAGACCCGGCCTGTTCAAGGTCGGACGCATCTTCGATCCCTGGGGGACGCGGATCGAAGTCGTGGAGGACCTGGACACGCTGGGCTTCCACCACGTCCAACTGAGCGCGAGCGATCCGGAGCGGACTCTGGCCTGGTACCGGGAGACGTTCGGCGGCGCGCCGGAGAGCCTGCGCGGGACGCAGGACGGCCTCCGCTTCGGCGAGGTCTGGCTGTTCGCCTCGAAGCACCCGGAAGGCCAGCCCGCGCCGAGTGCCGGCCGGGCGATCGACCACCTGGCCTTCGAGGTCGCCGATCTCGACACGGCGGCCGTGGGGCTGCGCGATCGAGGCGTCCGCTTCACGGCGGACCCCGAGCGGCCGGCGGGAGGCCGTTCCGACGCGAAGCGCGGCTTCGTTTCCGCTCCCGACAACGTGCGGGTGGCGGTGCTCGAACCGGGCTGGCAGGGCGTCGACGCCGACTTCGGGTCGGACGCCGACGAGGTTGCCTCGGCTGAGCCGTACGTCGTGCCGCGGACGCCCTGGGGTACGCCCGACCTGCAGGGAATGTGGTCCGGCAACAAGGCCCACGGCATTCCGCTGGAACGGCCCGAGGAGCTGGCCGATGTCGAGGAACTGACCGCGGAGGAGGCGGCCGCCCGCCGGGAACGCGGCACCCTGGGGAGCATCTGGGGCTACGAGCGCGAGTGGCGCGACACGACTCTCGGCTACGTCAAGTCGGCACCGTCGCGCCAGGTGGCGATGATCATCGATCCGCCGGACGGGCGCATTCCGCCGCTCACGGAGGAGGCCCTGGAGCGACAGCGCAACGCCCGCCAGTCGTTCGGCGATTACGTGAGGCGCCGGCCGGCGGGGCCGGAAGACCTGAGCGCCTACGTCCGCTGCATTACCCGGGGCGTGCCGGGGATGATGATGCCCTCGATCTACAACAACGGACTGCAGATCAGCCAGAGCCCGGGCTTCGTCGCCATCCAGAAGGAGATGATCCACGAGACCCGCGTCGTCCCCACGGCCGAGCGGGAGCCGCTCGGCCCTGGCATCAGGCAGTGGCTCGGCGATCCCCAGGGTCGCTGGGAGGGCGACACCCTGGTGGTGGAGACCACGGGCTTCAACGGCCGCACGAACTACCGCGGCTCGAGCGAGAACATGAAGCTCACCGAGCGCTACACGCGGCTTGGGCCGAACCGGCTCGAGTACCAGTTCACCGTCGAGGATCCCACAGTGTGGACCAGGCCCTGGACCGGCCGGTTCGAGTTCGAGCTCGACAACGAGCAGTACGAACTCGTCGAGTACGCCTGCCACGAAGGCAACTACGGGATGACGAACATCCTCTCCGGCGCCAGGGCGCGTGACCGCGAGGAGGCCGCGGCCGCGGCGGCGGAAACGGGCTCGGGAGCGCGGTAG
- a CDS encoding SDR family oxidoreductase codes for MIDLNLTGRRAVVTGASLGIGAATVRLLADHGAEVAFCARSEQAVNELDGYEPPAGEGSAHGHVADMADRSSIDSFFEAALAGGTVDILVNNVGASPSRNFLYMSDDDWEDLFRLNLLSAVRSTRLCLPGMRKQKWGRVVMIASGAAKYPGAALIDYGASKAAMVATGKALSGKYGRDNVLFNSVLPGLIHTAMWERAAKEIANARGGDWEDIIRNNGKSVPVGRYGTSEEVANMIVFLCSEAASYVNGAVIDVDGGQGRHI; via the coding sequence ATGATCGACCTGAACCTGACCGGCCGCCGTGCGGTCGTCACCGGCGCCAGCCTCGGTATCGGCGCCGCCACCGTCCGCCTGCTCGCCGATCACGGCGCCGAGGTCGCCTTCTGCGCCCGCAGCGAGCAGGCGGTGAACGAGCTTGACGGCTACGAGCCGCCAGCGGGCGAGGGCAGTGCCCACGGCCACGTCGCCGACATGGCCGACCGCTCGTCGATCGACTCTTTCTTCGAGGCCGCGCTGGCCGGCGGCACGGTAGACATTCTTGTCAACAACGTCGGCGCTTCGCCGTCGCGCAACTTCCTCTACATGAGCGACGACGACTGGGAGGATCTGTTCCGGCTCAACCTGCTCTCGGCCGTGCGCAGCACGCGGCTCTGCCTGCCCGGCATGCGCAAGCAGAAGTGGGGCCGGGTCGTGATGATCGCGAGCGGCGCCGCGAAGTACCCGGGCGCCGCCCTGATCGACTACGGCGCCTCGAAGGCGGCGATGGTCGCCACGGGCAAGGCCCTGTCCGGCAAGTACGGCCGCGACAACGTGCTGTTCAACTCGGTGCTGCCGGGCCTGATCCACACCGCGATGTGGGAGCGGGCCGCGAAGGAGATCGCGAACGCCCGCGGCGGCGACTGGGAGGACATCATCCGGAACAACGGCAAGAGCGTTCCGGTGGGCCGCTACGGCACCTCGGAGGAGGTCGCCAACATGATCGTCTTCCTGTGTTCGGAGGCCGCTTCCTACGTCAACGGCGCGGTAATCGACGTCGACGGCGGCCAGGGCCGGCACATCTGA
- a CDS encoding aldolase/citrate lyase family protein: MRTVRTGFAFLLCMSVAAVAAAQDGDGTRMYNTAKQKLMSGEGIVGVSISSPDPDSYCAAANAGFDFTWIEMQHSPLSYQDVARMLWACRDAPAIPFIRVPDATEGDIQKAVDLGALGIVVPMVRTAEKMERAVRFAKFPPEGRRSLGGGQYGALWGRDYRATANENILIVAMIESPAGVEAVEEIAAVPGVDVVFAASTDLYSFSGKRQGEPEYEAMVDRIRDAVLGAGLKLGGPLAWRDREGFSFFQAPGVGNLIRRGAQALLEETASGIAEIEGSENQ, translated from the coding sequence ATGAGAACAGTTCGCACTGGATTTGCCTTTCTGCTGTGCATGAGCGTGGCCGCCGTGGCGGCGGCGCAGGACGGTGACGGCACGCGGATGTACAACACCGCCAAGCAGAAGCTGATGAGCGGCGAGGGCATCGTCGGCGTCAGCATCTCCTCGCCCGATCCCGACAGCTACTGCGCGGCGGCCAACGCCGGCTTCGACTTCACCTGGATCGAGATGCAGCACAGCCCGCTGTCCTACCAGGACGTGGCGAGGATGCTCTGGGCCTGCCGTGACGCACCGGCCATCCCATTCATTCGGGTGCCGGACGCGACGGAGGGCGACATCCAGAAGGCCGTCGATCTCGGCGCACTCGGCATCGTCGTGCCGATGGTGCGCACCGCCGAGAAGATGGAGCGGGCTGTGCGCTTCGCCAAGTTCCCGCCCGAGGGTCGCCGGAGCCTGGGCGGCGGCCAGTACGGCGCGCTCTGGGGCCGGGACTACCGGGCCACGGCGAACGAGAACATCCTGATCGTGGCGATGATCGAGTCGCCGGCAGGTGTCGAGGCGGTCGAGGAGATCGCGGCCGTGCCCGGCGTCGACGTCGTCTTCGCGGCCTCGACCGACCTCTACAGCTTCTCCGGCAAGCGCCAGGGGGAGCCGGAGTACGAGGCGATGGTCGACCGCATCCGCGACGCGGTGCTCGGTGCCGGCCTCAAGCTGGGCGGGCCGCTGGCCTGGCGTGACCGCGAGGGCTTCAGCTTCTTCCAGGCGCCCGGAGTCGGCAACCTGATCCGCCGCGGGGCCCAGGCGCTGCTGGAAGAGACGGCGTCAGGAATCGCCGAGATCGAGGGCTCGGAGAACCAGTAA